GCTCTTTAACAGATAAACCGACTTAAGTGCTTGCAAGTCTACTCCATTTCCTAGagtaaaaggaaaaagaaatataaagattAGATTTTTGTGACACCCTGATTTGGTTTATAGAGGAATagttagttgttttgtttattttaaagtttgcctttgcatgtttttttctcctctgttcaCTGGCCTGTCTCACAGGCGGTGCAGAGTGACTATGGTGTCCAGCAGTGTCCTTGTCGCCCCTGCAGTCTCAGGGCTCTGTCTCCCCTGCCAACTCCTGCAGCTGAGGACTGTGTGCATGGGCTCCTGCAGCCCCATCCACCTCTGCCGCTGAGGAGGCCTCCGAGCGCCGCCGTCCCCTGATGGTACGAGGCCCAGGGCCTGTGTCGGAGCCCGGGCTCAGCATGCCCAGGGGGGCATCAAGGAGCCCTGGCTCTCGCACCCGAGGCTTTCGGCCTCGACGAGAGGGGATGCCGTTGCAGCCATCCTTCTTGAGGTGGCGGTGCAGGTGATCCGAGCGCACGAAAGTCTTAAAGCAGCTTGAGCACTGATAGGGGCGCAGGCCGGTGTGTACGCGCATGTGGTTCTTCAGGTCGTAGTTGTGAGCAAAGGCAGCACCACATTGCGTACACAGGTAAGGCTTCTCTCCTGTATGCTTCCGCATATGAACCTTGAGCTTGTCCTGCCTGTGAGGGAGAAGAATAGACAAGATCACgtcagaaaacagacaaaaaatttaaatgcaCAAGAGGTTCAGCTCACATCCATACAATACACTCATCCAGCtttacacacacagcaacattcagcttttcttttcagtctCTGTTGCTAATCAGGCTATGTACCATCATGTACCAATACATAATTaacttaaaatatattattaagtCTCACATTTACAGTGGCCAGCTTAATATGCTTTGGATGGTTTTATTTCCTATTAAACAGTCATCTTTTGGATCTCTTCCAACGCGATTATTCTGTGAGGGCAGTTGGGCCAACTGAGGAGAAGCCATAAACTTTACATCTTTATCTGTGTAATTGCACACAAGAGCACAACTGTGGGCTGACGAGAGAGCTCAATGTTCACTGTGTCAGTCTGCATTTTTATGATTTCTGGTAACTTTTCTTTGAGGACGACACCGTGAAAATTGGCAGATCTAAAAAATGCATGCATTGTGCGAATAGAAAATTTGGACTTAAATGTCCTCTGCAAAtccaaaatcattttgaaaactTGACTTTATCGTTGAGTTGTACTGAATTAAAGATGAGACTGTAAAACGTCATCAGATTTGCAGCCGAGTTCTATCCCCACGAGCtgtaatttaattgaattttgtgGGTAGGTGCTACTTTTAAGCAAATTAAAGCTGATATGATACTTTCCAATGATTTCAGAGTTCTGTGACGATTAGACTCTGTTTAAAACAAAACCAGACTATGACATTTCAAATCTCATCTCAATAGATTCTGggacattttttactttgtgaTGATGTACCGCCCAATAAACTTTATCAGGCTGCCTTGGCCTTCATCTGActcctgtccctccctcccccctttaGCCCTTACTATCTCTCAAGCTCCCGAGCTCTTTAATCGTCTAACCCTACTGCACCGAGGGCAGAGGGCTCCTAAACAAACAAGCGTAGTTAAGACAAtttgaacacatacacacaagcacgcacacacatgccaTGTAAGTGGATTAGCTgtcatacaaacaaacaaataaacccACTGCAACCCTTATAGGTCTGTATGAACTGTACCTCAAATAGAAAAATTAACAAAGACACTTTTACATaggtgaaaagaaacacacacacacacacacacacacacaggccgaAGTCTTGGAACAAAGTGGCACACTGACAGAGGTGAATTATTTAAAGGACAGAGTGATTTATTACCGTGCGAGGCACACTCTTAACCCTGATCAAACAGGATTAAGATTACAATACCCCTTCCCACTGCCGGTCGAATTTAGCTAGAAGGCAAATTCAGATTGGTCTTCCCTACCTGCCATGCCAGCAGAGGTTCTGGGTATTTCTAGTCTACTGCATCTATTTCCAGCACAAGTCcactgattaattaattaaaggaaTGATTTCAAGGAAAAGGCAGGACTCCTAAATACAGGGAAACCATGTGCACTCAAGTCCCTCGCTGTAGACCAGCTACATTTATCTGAGCGGCACATGGCAGATTTCATTAGAGAGGTAAAGgagtgacacagagagaggaggggtgatGGTGTAACTACTCTGCCGTGGGCAATAATCAACATAACCAGAGATCAAAAGTTCAAATTACTGCATTGGAGCACACAGAGCACCACCCAGGGCCTGTAATCCCCCTCTGTATCAGAACACAGCACTTTATAGCAGCCCTCTACTAGATAACACTGCCTACGAAGACTACTGGCGCAGCCTACTTTTATAGGACCCCTATGTTAAAATTCCAGGACTTTGCTATGAAGGTTGTCACAATAAACCAGACCTTTATAACCACCTGACCCCCTCTCTCAGAGCTGGAATATTCTACATGCCATTTTGCTTAGCATTTGGCTACAATGTGACTTGGCTGGGGATACTTAGTCAGTCGTGATCAGGGAAGGTAAACATTTAGATTCACAAACTGAGCTGCCATCTTAATGCAAAGCTAAGTTGGTTAGTGCTAATACTCCACCTCTTGGCTTTATGGTGTTTCCCACTGCTGGGCTGTTTGTCTACAGTGCCAAGTCCAAGACTATTAGTACATGTGACATGGGGTAGTCACTTCATTAATTGGGCTTACCTGGTAAAGCGCACTTTGCAGATGGCGCATTCATagggtttctctcctgtgtgcgTTCGGATGTGGCGGGGTAGCTTGCCTGCTCCTTGAATGACCTTGGAGCATATGGGGCATTTCTGGAAGGCCTTAGAGCGcatcttcctctcccctccacctcctcctacTCCACCCCCACTGCCTCTCTCTCCaatccccctctctcctcctcctcccactctctcttgGCCTGTTCTGCCCCGTGATAGCCAGAGCGGCGGCACTCcctgtgtcacagcagcagaggctgtATCCTCATGCTGCGAGCTGTTAAAATAATTCAAGTAAAATTCCATGTCGGGATCGTCCCCATCTCCCTGTTCCTCCCCGGTTGTTGCACGCTCCTTCTGCCTCTCGATGGAGTCCATCATCTGCTGCAGCAGGGCACTGGCAGAACCCCTATCCCTCGCCAATGCCTCCCTACCTCCATCCTCCACCTCTGGCTCCTGCCCCAGCCTAGACTCAGGGGGGAGGTAGAAGTGCCCATTTTGGGATGGAGGGAAGTAAGATGACCCCAGGCTTGCTCCGTTCCCTTGCACCGCCTCCCCatcctcgtcttcctcttcatcctcgtcttcttcctcttgctcTTGTGTTGGGGCCTGGGCCAAGGCGAGGGCCAGGGGGGAGTAGTACTCACCGGGGCCAGCAGGAGCCCCGTTGCTGGGAGTGCCTCCATTTCCGTGGTTAAAGTGCAGGTGTGTGGGCAGGTCCCTGAGCTCTGGcgtgctgcagctgctgctccagtGCGCCCCTCTCTGGAAGTACTCCAGGTACTCCCGGGCCCGCACCCCGTTCCCCTGCTCCCTGCCTCCTCTGCCCTTCCCCTCCtcgtcttcatcttcatctcttcGCTCACTGCCCGCCTAGTGAAACATGACGGGGGAACAAAGAGAGTGAGTGAAGGAGAAATTTAAGGTCAGTcaatttttcacaaaaaaagagaaagaggggagagaaagagagacagaagtacagcagcaaaaaagagaaaagagaaaactacCTTATAAAAGTCAAATTCTATAAAGTACACCAGCTCAGGTGAATTCTGACTTGGAAGTCCTGAATCTACAACTGCAAGGCCTATCAGCAAGGGCAGATCGCTATATGGGTATCCTGGATGTGCACCCAGAGGCTCAGCATGCCCGTGAGCACATGCATGTgcaatgaggaaataaaaactaATTGCCGAAACACATTGCTAACTGGTGGGGGtatgaatgacaataaagcagCACAGAACCCCATTTACGTTTTTGATATGTCTTTGTATCTTCCGAATGTCTTTAAAAGTTTAAGTGTTGAAGTCTTTATGAgttgtgaagagaaaaaaaaacttgcatttGCCAAATACTGCAATGTCACAGGTTAGGACCCTCAGAAATCAAAAACCCAGGAGCCAATGAAGCTCTTTGACATGCCCAGCATGATGTGATCATCCCAGTGAAGTGTAGCTGTGATTATCACATGATGTAGAGCATTATGTATTCAGACACAGCATATCACAGCTACGCTTGATCGTGTTGAAGTGTAGCTGTGATATGCTGGGTCTGTAGTCTGGGAAAGAGCATGCTGTCCTGCCACACACGCTATTGGCTCAGAATGAGTAAGTGTTGAACTAACCCCACGGCTGTGGGCGTGTGTTTGGCATAGTGAGAGAGACTGATAAAGGCCATGATGTAAGCCTGACTATGCAGACTATTTAATGAAGGGAATGGTATCATTACCATACACCTCGCCCCCTGTGAGAACTAGATTTTgaattagttatttttttatttctacaacACATCAACTCAGCATGAACTGTACTGTATCTTAGATGTGCTGTGCGAAATGTCCATTCAACACTTACAATGGGTTGCTTATAGTGCAACTCACTCATTAAGGCAGAGCAGATCAAATCTCATCTCAAAGCTTAAACTTCTAGTTCTATAATGGTTTTGTACCGGCGGGGAGAGCACTTTGGTGTCCAGCAGGTGTGTACAGACGTCCTGGACAGGTGGGATTTCCAGGAGGCGTGCAGCGGCAAGGATGTCAGCCACACTGCTGTGACTGACTGTCAATGTGGCTGTGTAGGCAAAGTCCAGCAATGCTCCCAGAGCCTCCGCCGCCACAAAGTCGATGTTGTAGATGTTCTGTTGGTCGGCGGCGGCCCCTGATGTGAAGAGCTTGTGGAAATAGGAGCTGCAGGACGCCAGGACGGAGCGGTGAGCTGGGAAATCCCGCTCCTGGGTAACCAGGAGCACGTCGCACAGCAGGCCGCTGAGCCGCTGCTTGTTCAGGCTGCCGAGGATGTCTGCGCTGTGCTCAGGGAAAGGGATCCCCACGGGGccttcctctgcctctcctgcccctcctctccctcctccaccaccgcTGCTTGCTGTCCCCCTGAGCCGccttcctcccctcccaccGGCTCCTGACGACATCTTCCACCAGCCTGCCGCCGAGCCGCCTAGCACAGCCCCCACCCGTGTATCCGTCCTGCCGTCTGTCCGTCTGCCTGTCTGAGGATAGAGAGTTGGATAGCGGGATGGGAtggagaagaaagacagagaggaaaataataGATCAGTTTATAACATTCTTTATGTGGATAAAGGGAGAGGGGTATTGATTGTACCATGATTGAAGCCAGTTGTTTGCCAACCGCCAATTAACCTCCAAGAGGATGATGTGAGTTAAATGTCAGAActtatttggaaaaaaatgtttctatccAATTTCCACGTTTTGTCGAATTCTGCCATTTCCATCAACCTTTTCTAATGCAATCATTAAACATGCATAAAAATGCACTGATGGAAACATAGCTAAAGAGAACTACAATGACTATAACAAGCTGAAACTGCTTTATAACAGTATACAGTAGATAGGTGGTTGATAAATTATGATAACTGGTAACTGTGTTTGTAATATTATTCTCTGTCCCATACACTATATTCTTCTGACCTTCATTACAGTGAACTGTGTGCTGactttttcagtttctgtcaATCTAAAGTGATTCACTCTTACAAGTCATCTTTATTCATTAACATCTTGGCAATGACAAATTTCCCTGCTGATTTTTCACACCAAACACATTGATAGTTTCATGTAAATTCTTGTTTTTATACCCAGGAAATCCATATCAAAACCCTTCAGCATGATGTTTCTCACGTATCAAAAAACTACAAATtaaagtcattcattcattttgtgcTCTATGAGTGCCGGACCTGAAACTACAGTTAATGCTTTACATTTGGCACATAAGGAGCTCCAAAAAATCTAGTAGCAGAAGTAGCCATTTCAAACACATTAGTCTTTTGCACTAGACTCAAGAGCCTTGAGAGTGTCCCAGCGATGTAGTGTTTTAAGGTATTCTGTGGTATAAAAGTTGAAGATTATAATGCTGTGTACATTTGATTATCTAGGGTATTGAATTTTACCTTTTAAGTGTTATcagataaatatatatttcaagtttatatctAGTTTCATGTCCGTCAATTTTGGGAAATtgaaataaagtgtttgttcaaccaaaaaaaaccttgttttcatTATGTTGCGGGTCATTGAGactgataataacaacaacaacaacaataataataataataataataataataataataataataataataataataataatgattctTATTATGTAACACtatgaaactgtttttttctgacatggTTACTGTACTGTCATTTTGTGCAACCTTTGTCTCAAGTAACCTCAAAGAAACCAAAGACTGACACCACAGTGATGTGCAGCactgtttttaaagcaaatcTCCTGGCACAACAGGTGTATTTACAGGTTTACCACAAGCATAAAaccaaacaacagcagcatgacaAGGTGTAATAAATTAGTTTCTGATAGCACTGTATAAACAGGGGCTCTCAAccattttgaatgtattttccCTGCAAAAAGACCATGAGCGTGGGAAATGACTCAGTTAGGatgtttatgtacagtataatgtaCGTGTGTGCAGGTGGCTGGGTGCCTGTTTCCTTGTATACATGCTCACATCtatgggtatgtgtgtgtgtgcatgcactcGTGCAAGAAACTAAGTAAGAGGTCGTGGAGGACAGATAGGCAGAGGGCAGTGGGGATCAGagtgcatgctgggagctgGGCTGTGCAGCTTGTGCACTCGGTGTCAGTCGAGAGCTGGggaggagagcgagggaggtggaggaaaagGGGGGAGGGAGGCGGGGGGGCTGCCAGAGTAGACCCTGTGGAAAAACtccacaggaggaggaagaggacacgCAACAAGCTGCGAGGGAACAGTATTAAAAAGGGAGGTTGTCAATCCGGTCTGAGCTGGTTACCCCACCCTGTACTGTGTGCCAAGTTTCAGGAAAGGCTGTCCCCTTGCTCACGTGTGGGGGGGAGATTAAAATGATCGACTGAAGCCTGCGCAGTGGGAGGGGGGTTTCAGCAGAACAAGCCATCCTCGATTTCTCTattaacacactcacacaagcgAATACTGTAACATCACCGAGACATCAATAACGCACgaaaaacacacgcacataaacacacatataggGCATCCACCCCCCTTCaaccctcctccccctcttctccaTCTGCCAGGGAGACCCAGCAGGGGGTGAGGTCGGAGGGGGGGGTTTAGAGGATGCATTGAGTGTGTTGCTCGCTACAAGAGCGAGGCATTCAAATGACATTCCTTTAGATCAGCCCTCCTGGTATGTTTGTTCGCTACACCCCACTACCAAACCTGCCTAACCTGGCTGCCTCTCCTCATTTCTACCTGCGTTCACCTTTTAATTTCTCTGCTGTGCGGTTCTCCCTTCTTCTTCCATTTACAAAGAAACGCCTATGAGACTCCACACCTTCAGATCTGGCAACTTGTCAGTCTGCCTACAGGTCAGAGTTAGGTAAAGcctttaaaaaagacaaaaggagagCATGCATTTgttcaaataaaatacagactCTGATGGGTCCTAAATGGGTCAATTATGACAAACAgaacattcaagtacaaatttGTACATCCAAATAAGATAAAGAGTGCAGGTTTGCTAATTACTAGTAAAAACGTCTAATGGTTTTTTGTTCCTTACTGTACTTTATACAGTTTTGATAAGCAGCTGACCACAAAGCCTCTGCAAACACTGCCAATTTCTCTTACAAAGCTCTGTTGAAACTGTCAGACATTACACGAGTGAATTTTATCATCCAATTGCTCATCTGAATATGCTGAGTGAGGGGAGggcaaagacaaagagagatggcacaggaaggagggagggaggaggagagagtagagtgagatggagatggagatggaagAAAGAGCAAGAGAAAGGGCGACCACATGGCTACCGGTCACGTCCTTCACAGGTGGAAATAGATCTCTGTGAGCCCGTCCAGACTCAAGCCAACCTGCTTTTCTCCAACACACAGCACCTGCACTAGACCTGGCTTTGCTGCAAGCTTGCGTAGCACGTTATCCCCCATACATACACAGCTGACCCTGGGTCACGGCTTTGTGGGGtaaagacgctgagctgagaggagataaaacacacacacacacacacacacacacacacacacacacacacacacacacatgctagcACAAGCTCGATTCATTGCCAACTAAGCATGGAGGGACTGCTCTGCATGCAGGGCCCACCTGTCCCCAGATAACCTGGAAAGAGCACTaagagagaggaaacacagtgCAACAAACCTGATCCTGACACCTCCTCATGGCTTGAAACATTCCTTATCACTAATTCATGCCTGTGGGTGACAAGGCCTGCAGCCCAGCACAAAGCAGCGCAGCAACTGTCCGTGTCCCTGGTGTTCCACTTCCAGGGAAGGGCTGCTCTTCAATGCCCTGTTCGTGAGCAACCCAGGCCTACTTTGCAAGTCAAACAACCGCTTTAACACAGGTCCCACCCATCCCATCCCCGCCCTCGTCACCTCCATCTCATTCGTAACGTCCCTCTGCCCCTTCCCAAACATCTACACACAGCAAGGACAGATATCAAAATTAGGCTTCAGGGACGAAACAACCAACCACAGTCTCCTGCAAAGCGGTTTTACTGTCAGTTCAGCTGACTgtgctgtatgtttttgtgtaatatcTGCGCCAAGGCAGTCACACCCAATTTGCTTGTCATTCAAAGACAATAACATTGACATAAGGCTGTGGTTGCAGTAAGTAAAAGTGGTTTTTATTTTGCCTGATATGTATCATCTATGGGACGGACTGCAGAATTTCCACTCTAAAAGTATCTCTGTCTTTGGCTGACACATACCATTCATTCCTAAATACAAAGGAACAAACTGTTAACCCTGTGCAACCTCAGATGTTTCTTAGATAGACACGGAAATAAACAGCTTACTTGCACATTTTGGGAGCAGTACACAACAACGTGTTTTGAGGTTTTACTGAACTTGATAAAAGGACACAGCAACAATTATTACTATAAAACAAAAGTTATTACAGTGGGCACTGCACTTAATATTTCACTTTAGGgaactttttattttgactttgatTATTAAGCAAATATCCTCTCTAACTTTCAGTAAGTAGTTTCTTAAACTTTCAAAAAGTGATTGgctcataaaaaataaagcacagtTGAAAACTACTTAGCAAGTCAACTTTAAAAGAAGCAATCAGAGCAAACATAACATAATCATCGATCCCTTAAACCATAAATGTTAATAGAGTACAGATGGGCCACTGATTTAATACTGAATACAGAGCAGTTGTTAATTTTACAACAAACACCTTGTGAAGTGTTATTATCTTATTGCTTTTACAAGATTCTATCAGTTTACTCCGGGGAAGACTTTCAGCATTCAGAAGGTGTCAGAATAATTCATATATTTCAACCACCGTAAGCATTTGAGTGCGTTTGCATTAATATTAGAGTacaacagaaatacagcagCAAAGCAATGactgaaaacatctgaaaatCTGGTGATTAAAGAAGAAGTCGAACAATTTGGTTGGCCCTTTGCCCTGGTCTACACTTCCTTAACAAATTCTTTACcatttctctttcctccttgTCCTCATTTCACTGATTACCTTAACTGTCTTCTATGGCAGCAACTCTGCCCAGCCCTTCCTGCTGCAAGAGAATCACTTCAGTCAGGTCAAGAGGATTCAAGGTTGGACCAAGATAATGGAAGATAATCGGAATGGGGAGGGGGTTGCAGTTCGTAGGAATGGCACATTTGTAGCAAGCGCCACAGCCAAGTGACTCACTGCTGCCAGTAGTGGAAGGAAACCTGATTGGTCATATTGGGAGCGAAGCAGGAAGAGGGCAAGTGACTGATAAAAACTGAAGTTGCAAGGGCTGGTCTAGGCCTGGCAGCTCTTACTAGAAACTAACCAGGAAGCACtgccaaaacacagacacaaagccaGTGAAAAGGTAGTGGGCGAGGCAGGGCGTTAAACTCACAAGCTCACTCATAACTCCTGAGCGTATGGTGGCCTAGGAATCCGGCTCAGATGTCAATGATAAACTCAGATCTCATTCAGTTACCTGGTGTAACCTGCTTCATTAAGAGGAAAGGTAACCACCACCCACAAGTTGGGGAGAGTTTAAAGGGAGGTGGCTAGCAGGGGTTTTAGTATGTCCTTATAAAGGTGTATATTATGTGCTACCAGATTGCAAAGGACCCGAAAAAGGAAATCTGTAGCTGCTGCTTACAATGTGTATAAGCTCTCACACTGTTCTAAATTTGACGATACTTTgcttttttgcttgtttgtatCCGTGAGAGCCACTGTACAGCCACAGCATAGCAAATACaaagaggacaaaaacacagacattgtAATTCAATCCAGTATGACAGCTGTGAATTACTACTTTTGtaaaacttacatttttttaaatagttttgacACAATAATAGCGAGATGGTAAGAATTTAAATTCTATGGTAGTTTTTGAGTCTGTAGTTTGGGGTGTTGCAATATACAGTAAATCTTTCTCACATTTGCtgttagttactgtttactgtggctTTCCAATAAATTAGATTCATAActtctttttaatctgtaaCCGTTTAtatgctttgttttttattgtcttttacaTGCATTTTAATCTCCATTTCTTAAatttttttatggcttttttgctttttgttttattgacttttGAATGCAATTTTAAACGTATTTGTTATTGTATTtctatgcccctgtaaagcactttgaattccCTTGTGTCTAAAAGGTGTCGTATAAATAAACTTGCAGAGCCTTGCCTCCATATGTAAATGAAGCAGACACAATATTAGAACCattataattacaataatataatTTCGTTTAATGCCACTTCACCATAAAGtacagcaacaaaaacagtgttaagaaaacacacacacacaactaaagAAGTACTCTCAGCAAAAACTGATCATTTTAAATGAGGTAGTACTTCATGCATGACTTTTGTAGAGCATTGTGCAGGCGTTTCTATTTTATATGTTCACTCCATACAGTGACACAACAGTGTAGCATTATTATCTAATTAATTCACTCATTTcatatgttattttttgttaagaTTATCATATCttcatgaaatgaaaactaCAACACTCTTTACTTTCATGCCAGTTAAAAATATTCTGTTGGTGGACATTTCATTGTGAAGTCATGACTCCTACTACAATACATGGCTTGGGTCAGTAGCCTTTCACAAGCTGCACTGTAACAAAACCACATCCACGGTCTGAGTTCCTTTTAGACTGAGTAACATGCTCTGACACTGCCATGCTGCCAACCAGGAAGTGTAACAAAATCTAACACATGGCTTCTGAAACAGCACTACACTCTAACACGGTGTCGTCCAGCAGAACTCAAGCTGACCAGTTGGTCAGTCCGCAGGCCCGACGTGCCCTGGGCCACTTTGTGCATGCGCAGCCCAACAGGGAAAGAGGACTTCCTGTGAGTCTGTGGCAGGCGTGTAACAGAACCCGCTCTGTTATCAGATGACCAGCTCCCTGCTTGCTCGCTCTCTGTCCCTACTGTctgaccctctctctctctcccttcctctcatCTGTCGCTCTCATCTCATCATTgctccatctctgtctcagaCTCTGCACTGCACAGTGCCCACCACATCACCCACTTCCCCTTTCCAGTGCTGAGGAGGCAAAGCAGCATGGTCCCACCCACCCTCCTGTATGTCGCTGTCTTTTATAGCACCCACCCATATTCTCCCCTGTTCCATCCCAAACCAATTCACTAAATCAACATGCAGACAGTGTCAGATTGGTCACATATCCCCTTCCTGATCGGTTGGCCTTTCTGCTTGATTAAAAGGAGGTTCTGCTACATCTGTACTGCTATAACTCTATACCACATTGTTTAATATCAGTACAACATACTGACACCTTCAACTATTTTAtgcttattttttcacagtatattgaaaatgtgaaaaccctaaatcaccaaaaaaaaagacaccatcTTACtcaaaaaagtgtgaaaattcaAGACTAGCTTTGCCCCCACCCTGAAAAAACATCCCAGCCTCTTCCTCTCCAACTCTAATTTGATCAGGTTGTGTTGGCCTCTCCATAATAAATGTCCCAGAAGAGAACAGAAGAAGCCCCTTTACTCCCCCTAGACTTcagcacaacaacagaaaaacaacagagaggggtctgtctgtctgcctagCTGGGCTGGAAGCTGTGGTATACTGAGCAGCTGACCAGGGGAACCAAACATTAGGGGGAAGTGAGGCTGCATTCACCAAGGAAGAGGCAGATGAAAGTATTCAAACTGTatacaaatgttttaatttgtgcaaACAAACATATGGAGATGGAAAGGTAGCACAAAAATAAGGCTGTTTGGTACAAAAATCTGATTTTGGTTCCACCATATGGGCCACAATATATCAACTgaccacataaaaaaaactttgaacaAACATAATGAATGTTACATGTAGT
This window of the Pagrus major chromosome 11, Pma_NU_1.0 genome carries:
- the zbtb7a gene encoding zinc finger and BTB domain-containing protein 7A produces the protein MPGTVEQVELGFRTLYPRVPCPRPSRKGNSRQPIPTRRCGPLASFLSGKALALPRDGGSRAGRQAGEADRARETFSAYLTGRRTDGRTDTRVGAVLGGSAAGWWKMSSGAGGRGGRRLRGTASSGGGGGRGGAGEAEEGPVGIPFPEHSADILGSLNKQRLSGLLCDVLLVTQERDFPAHRSVLASCSSYFHKLFTSGAAADQQNIYNIDFVAAEALGALLDFAYTATLTVSHSSVADILAAARLLEIPPVQDVCTHLLDTKVLSPPAGSERRDEDEDEEGKGRGGREQGNGVRAREYLEYFQRGAHWSSSCSTPELRDLPTHLHFNHGNGGTPSNGAPAGPGEYYSPLALALAQAPTQEQEEEDEDEEEDEDGEAVQGNGASLGSSYFPPSQNGHFYLPPESRLGQEPEVEDGGREALARDRGSASALLQQMMDSIERQKERATTGEEQGDGDDPDMEFYLNYFNSSQHEDTASAAVTQGVPPLWLSRGRTGQERVGGGGERGIGERGSGGGVGGGGGERKMRSKAFQKCPICSKVIQGAGKLPRHIRTHTGEKPYECAICKVRFTRQDKLKVHMRKHTGEKPYLCTQCGAAFAHNYDLKNHMRVHTGLRPYQCSSCFKTFVRSDHLHRHLKKDGCNGIPSRRGRKPRVREPGLLDAPLGMLSPGSDTGPGPRTIRGRRRSEASSAAEVDGAAGAHAHSPQLQELAGETEP